The following proteins come from a genomic window of Miscanthus floridulus cultivar M001 chromosome 2, ASM1932011v1, whole genome shotgun sequence:
- the LOC136540230 gene encoding chemocyanin-like → MAQGSGSATRGLALGGLLAACLLLGVADAATHRVDWSLNADNWSKGKSFRAGDVLEFNYDPSVHNVVAVDAGGYYGCRSSGTPYSSGSDRVTLGPGTNYFICSLNGHCGMGMKMTVNAS, encoded by the exons ATGGCTCAGGGAAGCGGCAGTGCGACGCGGGGGCTTGCCCTCGGCGGCCTGCTCGCCGCTTGCCTCCTCCTCGGCGTCGCCGACGCGGCCACCCACAGGGTCGACTGGTCCTTGAACGCGGACAACTGGTCCAAGGGCAAGAGCTTCCGCGCCGGGGACGTCCTCG AGTTCAACTACGACCCCTCTGTGCACAACGTGGTGGCCGTGGACGCCGGCGGCTACTACGGCTGCCGGTCCTCCGGCACGCCGTACAGCTCGGGGAGCGACCGCGTCACGCTTGGCCCCGGCACCAACTACTTCATCTGCAGCCTCAACGGGCACTGCgggatggggatgaagatgaCCGTCAACGCTAGTTGA
- the LOC136534227 gene encoding uncharacterized protein yields MERCPPLPLHQFQVLSSLKTLQLRHSSGIVFSLVEGESCAKYHFPIECMDITRWGGSVKELTQLLNYFPKLSELDVWSCDKITGLGVREKQAAATPEPPSSANKVDDAQIKEHPQRGEEKTAAEAMLLLPSQLQKLKIWNCPDLGLHSNPVRVDDNRQVGRAGGGQGLQGLRSLRSLEISGCPSFSSCSSSSSCSGFPFPTSLEYLYLGAVGTDMLSPISLFLTQWQELCLSIKIGKKGLCTRKEDTPKRVLRTPGAHENTTKTHSSRLEKGRLLSVSENPLPLPYVLLDSCAHLWHRLCGIVENSHVSLFPNIPKCVDHYPIESFAFSGWHFFCRFFPPCSDLDGVPLRL; encoded by the coding sequence ATGGAAAGATGCCCTCCTCTCCCACTGCATCAATTTCAGGTTCTATCATCCCTAAAGACCCTCCAGCTGCGGCATTCAAGCGGCATTGTGTTCTCGTTGGTTGAAGGTGAGAGTTGTGCCAAATATCACTTTCCAATCGAATGCATGGACATCACCAGGTGGGGTGGTAGCGTTAAGGAATTGACACAACTACTCAATTATTTCCCCAAGCTCTCAGAACTGGACGTGTGGTCATGTGACAAGATAACAGGTCTAGGTGTAAGAGAGAAGCAGGCCGCGGCAACACctgagccaccatcttcagctaaCAAAGTGGATGATGCACAAATCAAGGAGCACCCACAAAGGGGAGAGGAGAAAACAGCAGCAGAAGCGATGCTGCTCTTGCCTTCCCAATTACAAAAGTTGAAGATCTGGAACTGCCCAGATCTGGGCCTCCACTCCAATCCAGTTCGAGTCGACGACAACAGACAAGTTGGACGAGccggtggaggacaaggactccaAGGTCTGCGATCCCTCCGATCATTGGAGATAAGTGGTTGCCCCAGTTTCTCTTCCTGTTCGTCATCCTCTTCTTGTTCAGGTTTCCCCTTCCCAACCTCCTTGGAATATCTCTATCTTGGTGCAGTGGGCACCgatatgttgtcgcctatctctctttttttaacgcaatggcaggagctctgcctttcaattaagatagggAAAAAGGGTTTATGTACAAGGAAGGAAGACACTCCAAAAAGGGTATTAAGGACCCCAGGTGCACATGAAAACACCACCAAAACACATTCCTCGCGGTTAGAAAAAGGGAGATTGCTAAGTGTAAGCGAAAACCCTCTTCCTTTGCCCTATGTCCTCCTTGATTCTTGCGCCCACTTGTGGCACCGTCTCTGCGGTATTGTTGAAaattctcatgtttcactctttCCAAATATTCCAAAATGTGTAGATCACTACCCCATTGAGTCGTTTGCGTTCAGTGGTTGGCACTTTTTTTGCCGCTTCTTCCCACCATGCTCTGATCTCGATGGGGTCCCCCTGAGGCTGTGA
- the LOC136534247 gene encoding ERAD-associated E3 ubiquitin-protein ligase component HRD3-like has translation MARVLHRRLLLLAAVSFAVAASLLRPAAAVRPFVLVLSGEDFLKDSAAHPSLPSADSADDDGWDDFADDSPAADPLLSPSSWVPLLDPTSPPPSGDETDSPTDALFVAGARAMLSAASDGDDAAFATASGQIEAAAEAGHPGAQSALAFLTGAGMTRPASRSLAFLLHKFAADAGDLQSKMALAYSYFRQEMYEEAVILYAELAEAALTSSLISKEPPVIEPIRLHSGTEENKEALRKSRGEDDEDFQITEYQAQRGNAANMYKLGLLYYYGLRGLRRDYGKAFHWFSKAVEKGETRALELLGEIYARGAGVERNYTEAYKWLALAAKQQHYSAYNGLGYLYVKGYGVEKKNLTKARELFELAAENKEAGGHYNLGVLYLKGIGVKRDVIRAFNLLLHAVNAGQPKAIYQVAKLFQKGIGLKRNLHMATMLYKSVAERGPWSSLSRWALESYLKGDVGKALLLYSRMADLGYEVAQSNAAWILDRYGDQSICMGESSYCTDMERHLRAHALWWQASEQGNEHAALLIGDAYYYGRGVARDYERAAEAYIHARSQSNAQAIFNLGYMHEHGHGLPLDLHLAKRYYDQAVEVDSAAKLPVMLALTSLWLRKNYADSFLVRFIDSLPEIYPVVKEWVEDVLMDEGNATILTLFACLVTVLYLRERQRRQVAAANPQQPDDVAM, from the exons ATGGCTCGCGTCCTCCAccgccgtctcctcctcctcgccgccgtctCCTTCGCCGTGGCCGCTTCTCTCCTTCGCCCAGCTGCCGCAGTGCGCCCGTTTGTTCTGGTTCTCTCCGGTGAGGACTTCCTCAAGGATTCGGCCGCACACCCGTCCCTCCCCTCTGCCGACTCCGCCGACGACGACGGGTGGGACGACTTCGCCGACGATTCGCCGGCCGCCGACCCGCTCCTCTCCCCGTCATCCTGGGTCCCCCTACTCGACCCAACCAGCCCTCCCCCCTCTGGCGATGAGACGGACTCGCCGACCGACGCGCTCTTCGTCGCGGGCGCCCGCGCGATGCTCTCCGCAGCGTCCGACGGGGACGACGCGGCGTTCGCCACGGCCTCTGGGCAGATCGAGGCCGCGGCAGAGGCGGGGCACCCGGGCGCACAGTCCGCGCTGGCGTTCCTCACCGGCGCCGGGATGACGCGCCCAGCATCCCGATCGCTCGCGTTCCTGCTGCACAAGTTCGCCGCCGACGCGGGAGATCTCCAGTCAAAGATGGCCCTCGCGTACTCCTACTTCCGCCAGGAG ATGTATGAAGAAGCTGTTATACTATACGCTGAACTTGCAGAAGCTGCCCTAACAAGCTCCTTGATATCAAAGGAGCCACCAGTGATTGAACCAATCCGCCTTCACAGTGGGACTGAAGAAAATAAAGAGGCTTTGAGGAAGTCCCGGGGTGAGGACGATGAAGATTTCCAAATCACAGAGTACCAGGCACAGCGAGGAAATGCTGCTAACATGTACAAATTAGGGCTTCTGTATTACTATGGACTGCGTGGGCTCCGTCGTGATTATGGAAAAGCATTTCATTGGTTTTCTAAGGCTGTTGAGAAAGGTGAGACACGAGCATTGGAGCTTCTGGGTGAGATCTATGCTAGAGGTGCTGGAGTGGAAAGGAACTATACCGAAGCATACAAGTGGTTGGCACTTGCTGCAAAGCAGCAACATTACTCAGCTTATAATGGATTGGGTTATCTATATGTTAAAGGCTATGGGGTGGAGAAGAAAAACTTGACAAAA GCAAGGGAACTTTTTGAACTTGCAGCCGAGAATAAGGAAGCTGGGGGACATTATAACCTTGGTGTGTTGTACCTTAAGGGTATTGGCGTAAAGAGGGATGTAATTAGAGCATTCAATCTCTTGCTTCATGCAGTTAATGCTGGACAACCAAAAGCTATTTATCAGGTGGCGAAGCTGTTCCAGAAAGGCATTGGTCTTAAGAGGAATCTCCATATG GCAACAATGCTGTACAAGTCTGTTGCTGAGAGGGGACCCTGGAGTTCACTGTCCAGATGGGCTCTGGAGTCTTACTTGAAAGGCGATGTTGGAAAAGCATTGCTCTTGTATTCCAGAATGGCAGATCTTGGATATGAGGTTGCACAGAGCAATGCTGCCTGGATTCTGGATAGGTATGGTGATCAAAGTATTTGCATGGGAGAATCTAGTTATTGCACAGACATGGAAAGACATCTTCGTGCACATGCTTTGTGGTGGCAAGCATCCGAGCAGGGTAATGAGCATGCTGCTTTGTTGATTGGCGATGCCTACTACTATGGTCGG GGCGTAGCAAGGGACTACGAACGTGCAGCAGAGGCATATATACATGCTCGGTCACAGTCTAATGCTCAGGCTATTTTTAACCTTGGGTACATGCATGAGCATGGTCATGGACTTCCCCTTGATTTGCACTTGGCAAAAAGATATTATGATCAAGCTGTTGAGGTGGATTCAGCTGCTAAGCTCCCTGTCATGCTTGCACTAACAAGTTTGTGGCTAAGGAAGAATTATGCAGACAGTTTTTTG GTTCGTTTTATCGATTCACTTCCAGAAATATACCCTGTTGTTAAGGAATGGGTGGAAGATGTTCTCATGGATGAAGGGAATGCAACAATTTTGACTCTCTTTGCTTGCCTTGTAACTGTCCTCTACTTGCGAGAACGTCAAAGGCGTCAAGTCGCAGCAGCCAACCCCCAACAACCTGATGATGTTGCCATGTAA
- the LOC136540232 gene encoding LOW QUALITY PROTEIN: aldehyde oxidase GLOX-like (The sequence of the model RefSeq protein was modified relative to this genomic sequence to represent the inferred CDS: deleted 4 bases in 4 codons), translated as MELSTLVVAKKTKNRARHLAVLLLLVACACAGGIAPAGGAGGSWDLLQRSIGVSAMHMQLLHNDRVIIFDRTDFGRSNLSLPDGRCRVNPRERVLPRGDCTAHSAEYDVAANAFRPLSIFTDTWCSSGTVAPDGTLVQTGGWNDGFRNARTMPACGGTGDDKSCDWSEKQDALAANRWYATNQILPDGRAFILGGRRQFSYEFYPKAGPSDTSVVQMPFLVQTKDPEENNLYPFVHLNIDGNLFIFSNNRAVLLDYKSNKIVRTYPVLGDGDPRNYPSSGSSVLLPLKPNPTEAEVLVCGGAPAGSYNSTKGGAGTFVPALTTCGRIKITDAAPAWVIETMPSPRVMGDMILLPNGAEVAIINGAADGAAGWESAKTPAYAPVVYRPDHSPGDRFEEQTATGVARLYHSSVVLLRDGRLLVGGSNPHTYYNFSNVQFPTDLSLEAFSPEYLDASNDMLRPRILDPSPTGAPTSVAYGATMALQFSVPASARRRRGGAAGLLGDVSVTMVAPSFTTHSFAMNQRLLFLDVTKNVAVRGRASTFNASVTMPATAVLAPPGYYMVFVVNGHIPSEGIWVQIQAQQ; from the exons ATGGAGCTTAGTACATTGGTAGTAGCGAAGAAGACGAAGAACCGTGCCCGCCACCTCGCCGTTCTTCTCCTGCTCGTCGCGTGCGCCTGCGCCGGCGGCATTGCGCCGGCGGGCGGCGCCGGCGGGAGCTGGGACCTCCTGCAGCGCAGCATCGGGGTGTCGGCGATGCACATGCAGCTGCTGCACAACGACCGCGTCATCATCTTCGACCGCACCGACTTCGGCCGCTCCAACCTGTCCCTCCCCGACGGCCGTTGCCGCGTGAACCCGCGGGAGCGCGTGCTCCCTCGAGGGGACTGCACCGCGCACTCCGCCGAGTACGACGTCGCCGCCAACGCGTTCCGCCCGCTCTCCATCTTCACCGACACCTGGTGCTCCTCGGGCACCGTCGCGCCCGACGGCACGCTCGTCCAGACCGGCGGCTGGAACGACGGGTTCCGCAACGCGCGCACCATGCCCGCGTGCGGCGGCACCGGTGACGACAAGAGCTGCGACTGGTCCGAGAAGCAGGACGCGCTCGCCGCCAACCGGTGGTACGCCACCAACCAGATCCTCCCGGACGGCCGCGCGTTCATCCTGGGTGGCCGGAGGCAGTTCAGCTACGAGTTCTACCCGAAGGCCGGCCCTTCGGATACGTCCGTCGTCCAAATGCCATTTTTGGTGCAGACCAAGGATCCCGAGGAGAACAATCTTTATCCATTCGTACACCTCAACATAGATGGCAACCTtttcatcttctccaacaaccgcGCCGTCCTGCTGGACTACAAGAGTAACAAGATCGTGCGGACGTACCCCGTGCTGGGCGACGGCGACCCGCGGAACTACCCCAGCTCGGGCTCCTCGGTGCTGCTCCCGCTGAAACCCAAccccaccgaggccgaggtgctGGTCTGCGGCGGCGCGCCGGCGGGCTCCTACAACTCCACCAAGGGCGGCGCCGGCACCTTCGTCCCGGCGCTGACGACGTGCGGGCGGATCAAGATCACCGACGCCGCGCCGGCGTGGGTCATCGAGACAATGCCG TCGCCGCGGGTGATGGGCGACATGATCCTGCTG CCCAACGGAGCCGAGGTGGCAATCATCAACGGCGCCGCGGACGGCGCCGCC GGGTGGGAGTCCGCCAAGACCCCCGCGTACGCGCCCGTCGTCTACCGTCCCGACCACTCGCCGGGGGACCGGTTCGAGGAGCAGACCGCGACGGGCGTCGCACGGCTGTACCACTCCTCGGTGGTGCTCCTCCGCGACGGCCGCCTGCTGGTGGGCGGCAGCAACCCGCACACCTACTACAACTTCAGCAACGTGCAGTTCCCCACCGACCTCAGCCTGGAGGCCTTCTCGCCGGAGTACCTCGACGCGTCCAACGACATGCTCCGGCCGAGGATCCTCGACCCGTCCCCCACCGGTGCTCCGACGAGCGTGGCCTACGGGGCG ACGATGGCGCTCCAGTTCTCGGTCCCGGCATCGGCGCGGAGACGGCGTGGCGGCGCCGCGGGCCTCCTCGGTGACGTGTCGGTGACGATGGTGGCGCCGTCGTTCACGACGCACTCGTTCGCGATGAACCAGCGGCTGCTGTTCCTTGACGTCACCAAGAATGTGGCGGTGCGCGGCCGGGCCAGCACGTTCAATGCGTCGGTAACGATGCCGGCGACGGCGGTGCTGGCGCCACCGGGGTACTACATGGTGTTCGTGGTGAACGGGCACATCCCCAGCGAGGGGATCTGGGTCCAAATACAGGCACAGCAGTGA